One stretch of Tepiditoga spiralis DNA includes these proteins:
- a CDS encoding beta-ketoacyl-ACP reductase — MKNKVCVVTGGAQGIGKAIVENFINEGAKIVYALDTNEKLLKDLEIQNKNVIGYVLNVLDRDAIKIFVDEVKNKYGKIDVLVNNAGITKDGLIQKMSEEDWNMVVDVNLKGVFNMTQEIVKIMLDNSFGSIVNMASIVGEVGNIGQTNYAATKGGVIAMTKTWAKEFARKGQNIRVNAVAPGFIKTPMTEKIPKKVIESIKSKIILKRMGEAFEIANAVTFLSSEKSSYITGHVLDVNGGTIL; from the coding sequence ATGAAAAACAAAGTTTGTGTAGTTACAGGTGGTGCTCAAGGAATTGGTAAAGCAATTGTAGAAAACTTTATAAATGAAGGAGCAAAAATTGTCTATGCCTTAGATACAAATGAAAAATTATTAAAAGATTTAGAAATCCAAAATAAAAATGTAATAGGATATGTTTTGAATGTACTTGACAGAGATGCAATAAAAATATTTGTAGATGAAGTAAAAAATAAATATGGAAAAATAGATGTTCTTGTAAATAATGCAGGCATTACAAAAGATGGCTTAATTCAAAAAATGTCAGAAGAAGATTGGAATATGGTAGTTGATGTAAATTTAAAAGGTGTATTTAATATGACTCAAGAAATTGTAAAAATAATGTTAGATAATTCTTTTGGCAGTATTGTTAATATGGCTTCTATAGTTGGCGAAGTTGGAAATATAGGACAAACTAATTATGCTGCAACTAAAGGGGGAGTAATTGCAATGACAAAAACCTGGGCAAAAGAGTTTGCACGTAAAGGTCAAAATATAAGAGTTAATGCCGTAGCTCCAGGTTTTATAAAAACACCCATGACAGAAAAAATTCCTAAAAAAGTTATTGAAAGTATAAAAAGTAAAATAATTTTAAAAAGAATGGGAGAAGCTTTTGAAATAGCAAATGCAGTTACTTTTTTAAGTTCTGAAAAATCATCTTATATAACTGGTCATGTATTAGATGTAAATGGTGGAACTATATTATAA